From Triticum dicoccoides isolate Atlit2015 ecotype Zavitan unplaced genomic scaffold, WEW_v2.0 scaffold87687, whole genome shotgun sequence:
GAGTTATACAGCCGGTTGGATCAAATACCTTCTGATCATGCATTCTTGATGCAGGTGCAAGCAGGAGGCATGCAATAAGCATGGATATGTTGTTGCGTACTGAGGTGGCTATTTGTAGCTTCTGAACCACGGACCCTGCAAGCATGAACCACACTATTTCAGTGTGCAAGCATCCGAGTAATCGAAAACGTCCAACTATGCATCTGATGGCATCCCTGCCTTCCCGCGGCGCCTCCCAAGCACCTTTGTGGTCTTCTTGCCCGAGGAGCAAAATCACGGTGATGGCCATGGCTTCCACGGCCAAGTGAGTTCTGAACCAAGGAAGATTCATATGCCTATCTTTTCCTTTCATTGACCTTTACTTTGTCTTGGatatcaagggatggagttcccggAAAGGCCTTCAGTCCTCGCAAGGCGCCTCACAGAGACCGAGTCGCCCACTCATTGCCACCTGAAAAGAGAGAGATTTTTGAATCGCTTAACAGTTGGGCAGAGGACAACATTCTGGTGCTCTTGAAGCCGGTTGAAAGATCCTGGCAGCCACAGGACTACCTGCCAGACCCTTCCTCGGATAGATTTTATGATGAAGTCAAGGAGCTGAGGGAGCGAGCCGAGGAGATCCCCGATGAATACTTGGTATGTCTGGTTGGAGACATGGTCACTGAGGAAGCACTCCCTACCTATCAGAAAATGCTCAATATCCTTGATGGTGGTGTCCGCGACGAGACTGGcagcagcccaaccagctgggctgtCTGGACGAGGGCATGGACGGCCGAGGAGAACCGACACGGCGATCTCATGAACAAGTATATTTATCTCACTGGGAGAGCTGATATGAGGCAGGTGGAGAAGACCATACAGTATTTGGTTGGTGCTGGAATGGTAAGCACTTGTGTCTGATTGTGCCACCCTTCTTTGTCAGAGCTTCCATTTTCCTTGATTGATTGTTTTATTGCTCACTTAAATAAAGGGAAGGGAACACAAATTTGTCATTGTCAAAATGATATTACTTCGTTCATCCCATGTGTTGGCAACCTTCAGCAGCATCCAGTTTGTTGTAACTACCCTGTGTTGTTCTTACTTGTTGTAGGATCCAAAAACCGAGGCCAATCCCTATGAGTTTTTCATTTACACGTCTTTCCAAGAGAGGGCAACCTTCATATCTCACGGCAACACTGCAAGGCACGCCAGGAAGTACGGGGACCAAAAGCTGGCCCAGATATGTGGCACCATCGCGGCCGACGAAAGGCGCCATGAGCTTGCCTATACCAAGATAGTGGAGAAGCTCTTCGAGGTCGATCCCGACTACACGGTCCTGGCCTTCGCCAGCattatgaagaagaagatcacgatGCCCGCCCACCTGATGTATGATGGGCAGGAGGACAACCTGTTTGAGCACTTCAGCGCGGTGGCACAGCGGCTTGGCGTCTACACCGCCATGGACTACGCCGACATCCTCGAGTTCCTGGTCCAGAGGTGGAACGTCGCCGGCCTCACTGGGTTGTCCGGGGAAGGGCGGCGCGCTCAGGATTACCTCTGTTCCCTAGGACCAAGGTTTAGGAAGCTGGTGGAGGGAGCTCAGGGGAGCGGGAAGCAGTTGCCGGTTGTTCCTTTCAGCTGGATCTATGGCCGGCAAGTGCAGCTTTGAGTAAGATTTCAAGACACGAGTGTATATTATATACCATTCTCTTTCTTTCTACTTCTCTTCAAAATCTGTAATAATTGTTGAGTAATGTAAAGTTGTAAACACATCTACACTCCATATGCCAAATAAGCTTAAAATGACATAATTATACGAACACATCCTTCTATGTATTCTTTTTTATTGTGGTCTCCTTGAGCTCCTTGATAGTTTTCTGCTGCGCAAGCAGCCGTCAATGTTGCATT
This genomic window contains:
- the LOC119348187 gene encoding stearoyl-[acyl-carrier-protein] 9-desaturase 5, chloroplastic-like; this encodes MHLMASLPSRGASQAPLWSSCPRSKITVMAMASTAKDGVPGKAFSPRKAPHRDRVAHSLPPEKREIFESLNSWAEDNILVLLKPVERSWQPQDYLPDPSSDRFYDEVKELRERAEEIPDEYLVCLVGDMVTEEALPTYQKMLNILDGGVRDETGSSPTSWAVWTRAWTAEENRHGDLMNKYIYLTGRADMRQVEKTIQYLVGAGMDPKTEANPYEFFIYTSFQERATFISHGNTARHARKYGDQKLAQICGTIAADERRHELAYTKIVEKLFEVDPDYTVLAFASIMKKKITMPAHLMYDGQEDNLFEHFSAVAQRLGVYTAMDYADILEFLVQRWNVAGLTGLSGEGRRAQDYLCSLGPRFRKLVEGAQGSGKQLPVVPFSWIYGRQVQL